One part of the Phragmites australis chromosome 3, lpPhrAust1.1, whole genome shotgun sequence genome encodes these proteins:
- the LOC133911027 gene encoding peroxidase P7-like translates to MASLGRCSFVVACAAAAMAFALLATPSSGQLDPHFYDHTCPQALPTIKRVVEEAVAAEPRMGASLLRLLFHDCFVNGCDGSVLLDDTPFFTGEKNAAPNMNSARGFDVIDRIKAAVNAACRGNVVSCADIIAVAARDSVVALGGPSYNVPLGRRDARTASQAAANNSIPAPTLNLDRLVSNFASHGLSVQDLVLLSGAHTLGFSRCTNFRDRLYNETATLDGTLAASFRNVCPRATGSGDDNLAPLDPTPARFDGAYYGSLLRNRGVLHSDQQLFAGGITDALVTFYGANPEAFRRDFVVAMVRMGSLSPLTGSSGEIRYNCRQVNYS, encoded by the exons ATGGCTTCTTTAGGTCGCTGCAGCTTTGTGGTGGCGTGTgccgcggcggcgatggcgtTCGCGCTCTTGGCCACGCCGAGCAGCGGGCAGCTGGATCCTCATTTCTACGACCACACCTGCCCGCAGGCGCTCCCCACCATCAAGAGGGTCgtggaggaggccgtcgcggcGGAGCCGCGCATGGGCGCCTCGCTCCTGCGCCTGCTattccacgactgcttcgtcaaC GGTTGCGACGGGTCCGTCCTGCTGGACGACACGCCCTTCTTCACCGGCGAGAAGAACGCCGCGCCCAACATGAACTCCGCCCGCGGCTTCGACGTGATCGACCGCATCAAGGCCGCCGTCAACGCCGCGTGCAGGGGCAAcgtcgtctcctgcgctgaCATCATCGCGGTGGCGGCCCGTGACTCCGTCGTCGCG CTGGGAGGGCCGTCGTACAACGTGCCGCTTGGCCGCCGGGACGCGCGGACGGCGAGCCAGGCCGCGGCGAACAACAGCATCCCGGCGCCGACCTTAAACCTGGACCGCCTCGTCTCCAACTTCGCCTCGCACGGCCTCTCCGTCCAGGACCTCGTCTTGCTGTCAGGGGCGCACACGCTGGGCTTCTCCCGGTGTACCAACTTCCGGGACCGCCTCTACAACGAGACCGCCACCCTGGACGGCACCCTCGCCGCCTCGTTCCGGAACGTGTGCCCGCGGGCTACCGGCAGCGGCGACGACAACCTCGCGCCGCTCGACCCGACGCCCGCGCGGTTCGACGGCGCGTACTACGGCTCGCTGCTGCGGAACAGGGGAGTCCTGCACTCGGACCAGCAGCTGTTCGCCGGCGGCATCACCGACGCGCTCGTGACGTTCTACGGCGCGAACCCGGAGGCGTTCAGAAGGGACTTCGTGGTGGCCATGGTGAGGATGGGCAGCCTGAGCCCGCTCACCGGGAGCAGCGGCGAGATCCGCTACAACTGCAGGCAGGTGAACTACTCTTGA
- the LOC133912469 gene encoding WEB family protein At2g38370-like: protein MGSEAECPAPAAAAAAADGVSGGRAEIDTSAPFGSVREAVDRFGGSAAWSSDLVRRMFAPSKKHEHSKEAANVEHQAAQLENELAFKERETLDVLKELESTKKIIADLKLKIHRETAETPTAVMKSCETDQVSVAGPEEQQPENINLDVDMEGVDENLQQPSGSVLVELEQAKAGLNRTTGDLAAVRAAVELLHNSISKEKILLERGREKLSVNTSSITSLEDELDQTAQKLETLKDLQRRCKDPSDIFIEIKKMTSEVQQLRSMANDSKSEAMVLAAEIEQAKASISTAEARCIAAKKMEEAPRAAEALALAEIKALVSSENSFEGNIASDGVTLSVEEYFTLYSTAREADENSRKKVEDAMLQVDMANSSESESVKRLEDAKVEVEECKKALQEALKRVEAANHGKLAVQEILRRWKSENGHRKRSIGGSPKFKNAAHRPKDSQTMDIIADASDRSFKQTLSIGQILSMKLMGPDGYDKSVWDDKTSEMPNISLGQILNRSGVLYREDVGARKRISGKRKKFALTGLSVLLAKQSKRKKRESF from the exons ATGGGCTCCGAGGCCGAATGCCCagctccggccgccgccgccgccgccgccgatggcgTGAGCGGCGGAAGGGCGGAGATCGACACGTCGGCGCCGTTCGGATCGGTGCGGGAGGCCGTCGACCGCTTCGGAGGCAGCGCCGCCTGGAGCTCAGACCTCGTCAGGCGCATGTTCGCGCCCTCAAAG AAACATGAACACTCTAAAGAAGCTGCCAATGTAGAGCATCAGGCTGCACAGCTAGAAAATGAGCTTGCCTTCAAAGAAAGAGAAACTCTTGATGTGTTGAAGGAACTGGAGTCAACCAAGAAAATCATCGCAGACCTAAAACTGAAGATACACAGAGAAACGGCTGAAACACCTACCGCAGTTATGAAGTCTTGTGAAACCGATCAAGTTTCTGTGGCAGGACCTGAAGAGCAGCAACCTGAAAACATTAACTTGGATGTGGATATGGAAGGCGTAGATGAAAATCTGCAGCAACCTTCAGGTTCAGTTTTAGTGGAACTTGAGCAGGCAAAAGCAGGCCTAAACAGAACTACGGGTGATCTGGCTGCAGTGCGGGCTGCAGTTGAGTTACTGCATAATAGCATATCGAAAGAGAAAATTTTGCTCGAGAGAGGTCGAGAAAAGCTTTCGGTTAATACTTCCTCGATTACCTCTTTGGAGGATGAGCTGGATCAGACGGCACAAAAGTTGGAAACTCTGAAGGATCTGCAGAGGAGATGCAAAGACCCCTCGGACATTTTTATTGAGATCAAGAAAATGACGTCTGAGGTACAGCAGCTCAGGAGCATggcaaatgattcaaaatctgAAGCTATGGTGTTGGCTGCAGAAATTGAGCAGGCAAAGGCTAGCATTAGCACAGCTGAGGCCAGGTGCATTGCAGCCAAGAAGATGGAAGAAGCACCAAGAGCAGCAGAAGCTCTTGCACTTGCTGAGATCAAAGCTCTAGTAAGCAGTGAGAATTCTTTTGAAGGCAACATCGCTTCTGATGGAGTTACTCTCTCGGTGGAGGAGTATTTCACACTGTATTCCACAGCTCGTGAAGCTGATGAAAATTCCAGGAAGAAAGTAGAAGATGCCATGCTGCAGGTAGATATGGCTAACAGTTCAGAGTCCGAGTCGGTTAAGAGGCTTGAGGATGCCAAAGTAGAGGTTGAGGAATGCAAGAAGGCACTACAAGAGGCCCTAAAGAGGGTAGAAGCTGCAAACCATGGGAAGCTTGCAGTTCAAGAGATTCTTCGTAGATGGAAGTCTGAGAATGGACACAGAAAGCGGTCTATTGGAGGCTCTCCGAAGTTCAAAAATGCAGCTCACCGTCCTAAAGATTCGCAAACCATGGATATCATTGCCGATGCTTCCGATCGATCCTTCAAGCAAACGTTGTCAATTGGGCAGATACTGAGTATGAAGTTAATGGGACCTGATGGGTATGACAAAAGTGTCTGGGATGACAAAACAAGCGAGATGCCAAATATTTCACTTGGTCAGATCCTGAACAGGAGTGGTGTCTTGTATAGAGAAGATGTGGGCGCTCGCAAAAGAATttcgggaaagaggaagaaattTGCATTGACAGGACTTTCAGTTCTCTTGGCAAAGCAATctaagaggaagaagagagaatcctTTTGA